Proteins encoded in a region of the Rutidosis leptorrhynchoides isolate AG116_Rl617_1_P2 chromosome 9, CSIRO_AGI_Rlap_v1, whole genome shotgun sequence genome:
- the LOC139869438 gene encoding uncharacterized protein — protein sequence MEVMIPVRSPDFVFDSSIYDIAPVTPKLMGDYYFSAPTSPTRITKLDLNFDELLIFEETNSHATVPFAWQEKPGVPKSFTKIENFALDVNESIKSIENESSNGRENRGREREVVSSSRSRRTRSLPPFRDQEQPPKTTLEASGSGTGSKKWSFMDLFLFRSASEGRALDNDPLKKYSAVYRKHGEDFRNSSMRLDRGSGSGSGSKRRGRVSAHELHYNVNRVVSNDMKRKTFLPYKQGILGRLAFNPTAYALANGFGFSHNN from the coding sequence ATGGAGGTTATGATACCAGTAAGATCTCCCGATTTCGTCTTCGATTCATCGATATACGATATCGCACCAGTGACCCCTAAACTCATGGGCGACTACTACTTTAGTGCACCCACAAGCCCAACCCGAATCACCAAATTAGACCTTAATTTCGATGAGCTTTTGATCTTCGAAGAAACCAACTCACACGCAACTGTCCCATTCGCATGGCAAGAAAAGCCCGGTGTCCCTAAATCGTTCACGAAAATTGAAAATTTTGCATTGGATGTTAATGAGTCGATCAAGTCTATCGAAAATGAGTCATCAAATGGTCGTGAAAATAGGGGACGAGAAAGAGAAGTTGTTTCGTCTTCAAGAAGTAGAAGAACAAGATCTTTACCACCGTTTAGAGATCAAGAACAACCACCGAAGACGACCCTTGAGGCTTCTGGGTCGGGTACAGGGTCGAAAAAATGGAGCTTTATGGATTTGTTTTTATTTAGAAGTGCTTCTGAAGGTAGAGCTTTGGATAATGATCCTTTGAAGAAATATTCAGCTGTTTATAGAAAACATGGTGAAGATTTTAGGAACTCGAGTATGAGATTGGATAGGGGGTCCGGGTCGGGTTCAGGGTCCAAAAGAAGAGGTCGGGTTTCAGCCCATGAGTTGCATTATAATGTGAACCGGGTGGTTTCTAATGATATGAAGAGAAAAACATTCTTGCCTTACAAGCAAGGTATTTTGGGAAGGTTAGCATTTAATCCAACAGCTTATGCACTTGCAAATGGATTTGGGTTTTCCCATAATAATTGA